The DNA segment TCTCAACAGGTTCTGGTCTTGTGGCCCAAGATGTCTGTAGCCACGGTCGATAAGATTTTGTTGGTTGTCGATACAGCCACCGCAACAGTTGTACGGTCCGTTGTCATCGATCCTCTAGGAAATGAGACGAAGTACACTCTCTCGAATTTCGACAAAACAAAGGTCGTTGAGGAGCGTTTGTTTGATTTTCAGATACCCGAGGGTGTGAGTGTCTTAAAAGCGTCTGGAAAGAAACCGCCTCAAAAATAACCTTCAACGAAGCTGGTTTCATTCACCCATAATTGTGACAACAATTTGTCTTGGGCTTGTGTGTCGCCGGTGTTCCCACAAGTAGAGCCCCTGCCAAGTACCAAGGCCCAGCGCACCATCAACAATTGGAATGTTTTCTGACGTATGAGTAACCGCCGCGCGAAGATGCGCCGGCATATCATCTGGACCCTCTAGTGTATGGGTGTAAAGCGGGTCGTTTTCCGGAGCGAGCCTTGCGAGCCAGTTTTCTAAATCTTGGCGAGCTGATGGATCAGCATTTTCTTGGATCACCAAAGAGCAGCTCGTGTGCTGAACAAAAACGTGGCACATCCCGCATTGGATATTGGCTTTTTCAACCACTTCACGAATGCGAGCAGTTATATCGAAAAGCCCAGATTGCGGTGCTTGGACGGTAAGTCGTTGTTGATGGGTCATCGTTATTGGGCTGCTTGAATCAGTTGGTTTATGCTTTTGCCTGGTTGCGAACTGCGCATCACAGCAGAAATACAAGCGACACCTTTTGCACCGGCTTTAAGGCATGGGCTAACACGCTCGTGTGTGATGCCACCTAGAG comes from the Deltaproteobacteria bacterium genome and includes:
- a CDS encoding YjbQ family protein; amino-acid sequence: MTHQQRLTVQAPQSGLFDITARIREVVEKANIQCGMCHVFVQHTSCSLVIQENADPSARQDLENWLARLAPENDPLYTHTLEGPDDMPAHLRAAVTHTSENIPIVDGALGLGTWQGLYLWEHRRHTSPRQIVVTIMGE